AATAGGGAAAACTACACCCTTGACAGCAGTTTTCATTCCCTTAAACCACACTTTAGATTATTAGAAAGATTCCCTTTGCGCCTTCGCGCCTTTGCGAGAGACAAAAAACTTAAAATTTTTCACCGACTCGTAAAGTTTGAAATTGATCTTGACGACGAATAACCACTTCATTTTTATTAATACTAACCACAATCCAGTTAGTGGCGGGGATAGGGGCGCCCTCCGCCACTCTTTCAGTCAGACTATTAATATTAAATAAAGCCAAATTATTTTGATCGGCTAATTGTATCACCCCAAGGAGGGTATTATTTTTAACGCCCGTGTCAGGGGTGGAAGTATTGGGGATATTGTTGGTATTTGGAGAAGGATTAGCATTTGGTAAAGTCGGTAAAGTATCCAATGAAGGGGGAAATTGACGAGCAATTTTAGCGGTTTGTGGTGGTGGTGGTGATGGTATTTTCTGCGCTATGGGCGGGGTGGAGGGCTCTGTTGAAGCGAGTTTTGCAGGGCTATTGCTATTAGCACTGACATTGATCAATGGTGGTGGTGGAAGTTCAATCCCTTTTGGCAAAGGTGGAGGTGTAGGGATAGGTAGAGGTGACACTTCTGGGGGAGAAGTGAGAGTAATTAATTCAGTTTGGGGAATATTTGGTAATGGTGGTATCTCTGAGGGTTGAGAGATGGTTTCTGGAGAAGACGTTTCAGAAATATTAGGGGTGGGTGATAAATTTTCAGCAGAGGTATTTTCAGAGAGATTAGCAGGAGTAGGAGATGAAATGACCTTTTGATTTTGTTTAAAAAGCCATGAACAAACTATGATGAGATAGGTGGTGGCGATTAAAAAGATAATTTTGTCGAGAGGGGGAGAATATTGTGGCTTGAATGGTAGTTTTTTCATTTTCCCAAGAATTTGCTCATCACCGTTAAATTATTAGCAATTTCATTTTAACCATGAATTACGATGATCAGAACGAAAACTATAATAAATTACAGTTATCCTTATATTTATTACCCGTATTAGGAACAATATTGGCTTTAATGGATGTGCTGATAGCATCAGCACAAAAAAATCACCAGCGCCCTTCGCCAAAACGAAAAACTATTAATTTATCATTAAAACTAGGATTAACTTGGATTATTATGTATAGTGGCTTATGGCTAGGAAGTAGCGTCGCTAATGATATATTTGCCCTAAGATTACTTTATCTCAATGGTTTGTTTACTACGGGATACTTTTTTGCCTGTGGTTATTTCTTGTGGCGCATTTGGCACAGGAAATTATGAGTTATGAATTATGAAATAATAATCTCCTTTGCCCCTTGCCCTTTTCACTTTGCCCTTTTTATTAATTATGCGTCAGCGCCCTTCTCCCCGACGAACAGAATTAGAGTTATTCCCTTTTCTCTCCGTTTTAGCTTGTACCATTGGTACATTAATATTATTAATTATTGTAATCAGCACGGAAACCCTAGAAAGTAGTTCACAAGTGACGATTGTCGCCGAAAATCAAGACGGACAAAATTTGAGCAAAACTCCCCGTTATATCGAATGTCGAGAAGATGGCGTGATTATATATCCCAGTGAAATATTTGTGAGCGAAAATGAATTAACCGGGCGCACTTCACCGTTAATCCAACTAATAGACGAAGTAGAAGAAAATAGAGATCAAGAATATGTCATCGTCATAGTTAGACCAAAAGGAATTGAAGTATTTTATCAAGTTCGAGATGTCATTGAAGAAAGAGATATTGACATCGGTTACGAGCCTATTGAAGAAGGTTTACAATTACAATTACAATCTGAACAGTAATGGACAATTGATAATTGATAATGAATCATATTTGATCAACAATTTATATTTAATAGACTTCTCCAACAATTAGGATTTTGGTACGGTGAAACAGGCATCTTGCCTGTTTTTTTTTTGAGAGTTAAAATACAAGCGCCCTCAACTTATCTTTTTTCTCTAAAAATTACCTCTTTCTTCCATTCCAATCAAAAATTCTAAACTCTACATTCTACATTCTAAATTCTACATTCTAAATTCTACATTCCCTTCATAATTCATAACTGAGGTAATATAGAGAAAGTGTTCCCATAGAGAAGTATAAGTATAATAAAGTGAGCAAAACTAACCTAACATATTTAGCCGATACAGACCCAGCCATAGCGGAAATTATCGCCAACGAGTTACAACGCCAAAGAAGTCACTTAGAATTAATTGCTAGTGAAAATTTTACATCCCCAGCAGTAATGGCAGCGCAGGGTTCAGTATTAACCAACAAATACGCCGAAGGATTACCCGGTAAACGTTATTATGGTGGTTGTAAATTTGTCGATCAAGCAGAAGATTTAGCCATTGACAGAGCAAAACAGTTATTTGGTGCTGAAATGGCTAACGTGCAACCTCACTCTGGCGCTCAAGCTAATTTTGCTGTGTTTTTAACCCTACTCAATCCGGGTGACAAAATCATGGGGATGGATTTATCCCATGGTGGACATTTAACCCACGGCTCACCAGTTAACGTATCGGGTAAATGGTTTGAAGTATGTCAGTATGGCGTTAGTAAAGAAACTGAGCGCTTAGATTATGATGAAATTAGAGAATTAGCCCTGAAAGAGCGCCCGAAACTCATCATTTGCGGTTATTCTGCTTATCCTCGCATCATTGATTTTGCCAAATTCCGCGCTATCGCTGACGAGGTGGGCTCTTATTTGTTAGCTGATATTGCCCATATTGCTGGATTGGTTGCCAGTGGTCATCATCCTAACCCTGTGCCATACTGTGATGTAGTCACCACTACCACCCATAAAACGTTAAGAGGTCCTCGTGGTGGTTTAATTTTAACCCGTGATGCAGAATTAGGTAAAAAATTAAATAAAGCTGTTTTCCCCGGCACTCAGGGCGGACCTTTAGAACACGTTATCGCTGGTAAAGCGGTGGCTTTTGGGGAGGCTTTAAAACCCGAATTTAAGGAATATTGTGGACAGGTAATCGCTAATTCACGGGCGCTGGGTTCTCAATTAGTCGAGAGAGGCTTTAAATTAGTCTCTGGTGGCAGTGATAATCATCTCAATTTAGTGGATTTACGTTCTATCGGTATGACTGGTAAAGTAGCGGATCAACTTTTAGGACAAACTCACATTACAGCGAACAAAAATACTGTACCTTTTGACCCTGAGTCTCCTTTCGTCACCAGTGGCTTGAGATTAGGTTCTCCTGCTGAAACTACCAGAGGTTTAACAGAAGCGGAATTTACTGAAGTTGCTAATATTATCGCTGATCGTCTTCTCAATCCTGATGATTCTGCGGTGAAAGCTGATTGTATTAAACGGGTAGGGGCGCTGTGTAGTCAATTCCCCCTCTATCCTCATCTTAATATCCCTGTTCCAGCTTTTGCTTAATTCTTAATGGGTGATGATTGAATGTGGTGGAGGGCGCCCTCCACCATAATAAATTAGTTGAGTTTTGCCAATAATTGATCAAGATCGAAATGTTCCTTAATCAACTGTTGTACACAATTCACTTTAATACTTTCCTGTAAACGCACAGTGCCAAAAGCTCGATCCACAATCTCCACAGTGGTTAAAGTATCAAAATCTACCGTTAAAATAGGAATTTCCAAATCTTCCGCCCTTGCTAAAATTAACTGTTGAGGGGGAATATGCCCCGTTAAAATTAGGCAATTAGTGGAACTTTCCAATGCCGCTAACTGTAAATCAGTGCGATCACCTCCCGTTACTACTGCCATATTTTGTCGTTGGCGGAAATATTCTAAAGCCGAGTTAACATTCATAGCGCCCACCGTCAAACTTTCCACCATCAAATCAAGACGATCACTACGACATAATACTTTTGCCTTCAACTGTGCTACCAGTTCTCTAACACTAACACTTTGTAAAAGTCGATCAGTGGGTAACATTCCCAAAACTTCCACGCCACGACTAGCTAAAAATGGTTTAATGACATTAGTCATGGTGTCTAATTGTTGATGGGGAATACTATTAATTAATACTCCCGACAGGCGCGCGCCAAAAATGCCCTTAGCTTCAAGAATTTGGTCGATAATTAAAAGAGGATCGTATTTGACTACTAATAATACTTGAGCATCGAGCTTTTCGGCCACGGAGGGCGCTGAAAGATTAAACAAATTACCCTGAGAAAGATTCCCAGCGCCCTCCACCAATACCAAATCAGCCTCCATAGATTGACAATAGTCCACCACATCAATATCATCAAGGGGATAATGAAGGAAATCAGTGATGGTTTTTTCGTTTAAAAACAGTAAAGGAGACTTAATTTGTTGGGGAGACAACTCTAAAATTTCACTAATAAATTGTAAATCTTGTTCATCTTGTAAACGATCATCTACATTAAAACAAGTTCCAAGGGGTTTTGCATACCCCAACTTAATTCCCCTCTGTTTTAACTGATGGGCGATACCAACAATAGTCGCAGTTTTACCCGTATAAGGTTGACTTGACACTACTAATAAAAATTTTTTTTGTTTAGTCATAGTAATTTAATAATGAAATATAGGAAAGACAGGATTCTAAACCCCTTGTTAAATATTAGTTTAATTTGATAACCACTATACTCAAGCAATATATAGTCTCTATAAATTTTGGTAATATTTTCTCCCTTTCTCCCCTTCTTTTTACAATACCCCTTTAGAACTTGGAATTTCATTCAAACGACGAGGATCAAATTCTAGCGCCATCCTTAGCGCCCGTGCAAAAGCCTTAAAAGTAGCCTCAATAATATGATGAGAATTAATGCCATCCAACTGACGAATATGGAGAGTAATGTGGGCATGATTTACCACCGCCACAAAAAACTCTCTCACTAACTGAGTATCATAAGTGCCAACTCTTTGGGTAGGAATTTCTAAACCATAACTGAGGTGAGGGCGCCCGGAAAAATCAAGGACAACCTCCACCAAAGCCTCATCAAGAGGAGCAATAAAATGACCAAAACGATTAATTCCCTTGCGATCGCCTATAGCTTGACTCAGCGCCCTCCCCAAAGTAATACCCACATCCTCATTAGTATGATGATCGTCAATTTCAATATCACCCACTGCTTGAATATTGAGGTCTAATAAACCATGGGATGATAATTGATGTAGCATATGGTCAAGAAAAGGAACACCAGTATTAACCTGACATTTACCTTGACCATCAAGATTAACCTCTACTTGAATATCAGTTTCTTTAGTCTGACGGCTAATGGAAGCAGTACGAGGAGGCATAACGACTAAATCTAGTTTATCAGCAGTGGCGAGAGTAGTGGACATTGATTAAATAATAAAAATAACTTTACAATAAAGCCATAAATAATTACGACTGAATATACATCCATCATAATGGAAAATTGACAATGGATAATTGATAATTGCCAAAAAGAGCAAGAGGCAAAGGAATTTATTAATTCATAACTCATAATTCATAATTCATAACTCCTTAACTCCGACGGCGACATCTTTCGGAACAATATTTCACCTCATCCCAACAATTAGCCCATTTCTTGCGCCATGTAAACGATAATCCGCACACAGGACAGATTTTAGTGGGAAAGTCTGATTTTTTACGTTGTTTTGCCATAGATTTTTTTGAGAAAATTTTACTTTATCTGTTATAATATGTACTCATGCAATCTTGAGGAAAGGTGGCAGAGTGGTCGATCGCGCTCGACTTGAAATCGAGTGACTGGCAACAGTCCGTGGGTTCAAATCCCACCCTTTCCGTTTTTTTCAATATTCCTAATTCTCAAATTCTAACCGACTTTTAGTATGGTATAAAATCTGAAGAAATTTTTTTAATCAAAAATAATCAAAACTTGATAATTGTCAATTTGCCTTCACTACACCACTTTTTCAGCGCCTCCTATTTATTACTTAAAACCCAGCGCCCGTCACCGCAGAAAAGTTTTTTTAGCACTGATCCCTCACTCTGATAGACTTTAATCTTGATGACTTTTGTTAAATCATTTATAGAAAATTACATTTAATTATCTCTGGAGGATAAATTATGATCGAAAGCACTATTGGCTTAGAGATTATCGAAGTAGTAGAAAAAGCCGCCCTCGCTAGTTCTAAATGGATGGGTAAAGGGGAAAAAAATATCGCTGACGAAGTAGCGGTAGAAGCTATGCGCGAAAGAATGAATCAAATCAAAATGCGCGGCAGAATCGTTATCGGGGAAGGAGAAAGAGATGATGCACCCATGCTTTATATTGGGGAAGAAGTCGGTATTTGTACTCGTGCCGATGCTAGTGATTTCTGTAACCTTGAAGAATTGATCGAAATTGATATTGCTGTTGATCCTTGTGAAGGTACTAACTTAGTAGCTTATGGTCAAAATGGTTCTATGGCAGTATTAGCAATTTCCGAAAAAGGCGGACTTTTTGCAGCACCCGACTTTTACATGAAAAAATTAGCAGCTCCCCCGGCCGCTAAAGGAAAAGTTGATATTAACAAATCCGCTACTGAAAACTTAAAAATCCTCGCTGAATGCTTAAATCGTAGCATCGAAGAATTAGTCGTCGTAGTCATGGATCGTGATCGCCACGATGATTTAATCAAAGAAATCCGTGAAGCTGGAGCCAGAGTACGCTTAATTAGCGATGGTGACGTATCCGCAGCCCTATCTTGTGCCTTTAGTGGAACTAATATTCATGCTTTAATGGGTATTGGTGCAGCACCTGAGGGAGTTATCTCCGCCGCTGCTATGCGCTGTTTAGGTGGTCACTTTCAAGGACAATTAATTTATGATCCTGCTATTGTTAAAACTGGTTTAATCGGTGAAAGTAAAGAAAGTAACCTCGCTCGTTTAGCGGAAATGGGTATTACTGACCCTGATAAAGTCTATGATGTCCATGAATTAGCATCTGGTGAAACTGTCTTATTTGCTGCCTGTGGTATTACCCCCGGTACATTGATGGAGGGAGTGCGCTTCTTCCACGGTGGCGCCCGTACCCAAAGTTTGGTTATTTCTAGCCAATCTTCCACTGCTCGTTTTGTCGATACAGTACATATGTTCGATCAGCCTCAGGTAATTCAGTTAAAATAATTATTTACCCTCTCCCCAACCCCTCTCCCCGTGGGCGAGGGGCTTTTTTTTGCGAAGATTAATCTAAGTAACCCATTAATAAGAAAACATTATCAATTTGATTAGACGCTACAGGACGATTACCCATAACGTTATATTGGTCACTAATCACTAAAGTACCAGCACTAATCGGTCTTGAACCAGAAAGCACTAACGTACTTTTCACCATTAAATCAGATTTGGTGATCGGGCGCACTGAGCCTACAGATTTATAAGTACTGACTATCTCTAATTTGCTAGGTTCAATGGGTCGATTATTATGGAATAAACTCGAAGGGGTAGCCACTTTTAAAGCTGAACTTTCTTGATTTTCTTCTTGGTTATGTTCTTGATTTTCCCAATTTTCGGTCATAAATTTTACTCCTTAAGTAATTTTTTTCTATTAAACTAATATTAGTTATTCATTGTACAACGTTATCTGAGCTTTATTTGTAGATATGTTTTATAATATTTGTCATAGGTGAGGGGCTCTAAAAAAGTATTTTGGTGAGGGGAGGTGGCAGGTTTCAGTTGTCAGGTGTCAGGTGAAATGCTTATAAATTAAAGACCTTCTCCTTTTTTTACCTTAATGAAAATACTTTTTCAGACCTCTCCATGTAGTAAAAAACCTTAACTTTTAGGGAAAGATAACCTCATCAATTTTAATAACAATAGAGAAAGAAAAAGCATATTAAAAGCAATACGCCACAAGCCAAAAGCACAAGCCAAACCTAAACCTGATGAAATCCAAATCTCTACAGCGCCCGTCAAACCTTTTGCATTATTTCCCTCTTTAACAATCAAACCTCCACCAATAAATCCTACACCTTGAATAATACCAGTCATTACTCTTGCTTGTTCCATGATGCTGATTTCTTGAACAATTAAAATAAAACCACAGGAAGCGAGAGCCACTAAACCATGGGTTTTCACACCTCCCGGCTTGTTGCTTAACTCCCTTTCCAAACCGAGAAGACTGCCTAAAATAAGGGCAAGAAATAGTTTAATAAAAACTAACATTAAAATAACTTTCTTTTTTTAGCTATTAGAGAAAAAGTACCAAGAAATAATAAGCCCATTAATCCAGCAATAGGATTTTGATTAATGCCCGTTATCCATGATGGCACTACTTCCGTATAAGTTAACATTTGCCCCACATTTAACACATAATAACCCCACACAAAACCACCATGTAAACCGATGGAAATACCTAATAAATTATGATGATTTTTTTTACTCCAGACTAATAATAATCCTAAGATAAATAAAGCAGGAAAAGTAACTAAACCTCTAATCATTTCCGCTAAAGGTTTCAGAAAATGGGCAATGGCAAATAATAAAGCATTGATAAAATTGGATTGTTTTTCACTAAAATCTTTTTCTAATTCATTTAATAACCAACCTCGAAAAAATAGTTCTTCCGCCAAAGCGATGAGGAGGGCGCTGGTTAAACCTTCCAATAGTAGTGGTATAAAGAGCTGATTGGGAGCTTTGAACACTACCCAACCGAAAAGATATTCCACGACAAATAATAACCAGGTGATAGTAAAACTAATCAATAAACCACCACTTAAATCTAGTAAATTGCGCTTACTAAAAACTAAACCATAAGTTCTAAATATTTTTTGATTTTCGTAAACATAGTTGCCCCAAAATTTAACTAAAAATAGAAAAATTATAAATAATAATCCCATTGTTAAAATAGTTGTTAAATTTGGGTCTTTTTGCTGTAAAAATAGATAAATAGGAATAGCAAAAGGCAGCCAAATAAATAGCAAGGTAGAGAAAAAAATCCCTAACCTTGCTAAAATAGGATAAGAATGAAGATTTTTAACGAATGAATTAATAATAAAAATTACTCCTCAAAAAAATATTTTTTACCTTCGATGAAATAATCAAAATTTGTGCCTTTTCTACATTAGTTGTAAAAAACTAATAATCAATAAAATCTGCCCCTTATTCAGCTGGTTCAATGGTACAAGTTAAACCCTGACTTTTTATACTTTCGCAATAAAATTCAGCGTGTTCTAATGCACAAGTTGTGACTAAACCAACACCATTATTATGGGCTTCCATCATCACACTAACGGCTTGAGGTTCACTTAAAGAAACGGTGGTCATGAGAACCTGTACTACATATTCCATGGAATTGTAACTATCATTATGCAACAAAACCCTATAACCGGGGTCATGTTTGCGATTAACATTAGACTTAGTGTCAGGTTTATTAAGAACTTGAGTTGACATGAAAAAATTGACCTCCTAAACTTTACTGGTGTTATAAAAAAATATTTTTGGCTGTAGATAGTCCAATTTAATTTTTATTATAACCAAGATGATTCTTTATGGGTTAGTATGCCGAATTAATTGTCGAGAAAGCGAATGGGGAAGGGAGAAGAATTTACAGACAATAGGTTTTAACCCCTTGTTAAGTTTAAGATTTTTCAGTTGAAACAAGATGCAGTTTCTGGGTTAAAATAGCAGTGATTTGTTTCAGTTACCATAAATAATTCATGCTACCTCAAGTAAAAGTATTAAAACCAGAAGGAATATTCGATGGCTTGAAAGCTAATGATTTTCGCCAACAAATTAATCAATTAATTAGTGAAGGAGTAATATATATTTTAATTGATTTTAAAAAAGTTACTTTTATGGATAGTTCTGGTTTGGGGGGATTGGTGCAGGGTTTAAAAACTATTAGATCAGCTAATGGTAGATTATTTATTATGTCTTTAAA
The sequence above is drawn from the Cyanobacterium sp. T60_A2020_053 genome and encodes:
- a CDS encoding serine hydroxymethyltransferase; the protein is MSKTNLTYLADTDPAIAEIIANELQRQRSHLELIASENFTSPAVMAAQGSVLTNKYAEGLPGKRYYGGCKFVDQAEDLAIDRAKQLFGAEMANVQPHSGAQANFAVFLTLLNPGDKIMGMDLSHGGHLTHGSPVNVSGKWFEVCQYGVSKETERLDYDEIRELALKERPKLIICGYSAYPRIIDFAKFRAIADEVGSYLLADIAHIAGLVASGHHPNPVPYCDVVTTTTHKTLRGPRGGLILTRDAELGKKLNKAVFPGTQGGPLEHVIAGKAVAFGEALKPEFKEYCGQVIANSRALGSQLVERGFKLVSGGSDNHLNLVDLRSIGMTGKVADQLLGQTHITANKNTVPFDPESPFVTSGLRLGSPAETTRGLTEAEFTEVANIIADRLLNPDDSAVKADCIKRVGALCSQFPLYPHLNIPVPAFA
- a CDS encoding phosphotransacetylase family protein, which translates into the protein MTKQKKFLLVVSSQPYTGKTATIVGIAHQLKQRGIKLGYAKPLGTCFNVDDRLQDEQDLQFISEILELSPQQIKSPLLFLNEKTITDFLHYPLDDIDVVDYCQSMEADLVLVEGAGNLSQGNLFNLSAPSVAEKLDAQVLLVVKYDPLLIIDQILEAKGIFGARLSGVLINSIPHQQLDTMTNVIKPFLASRGVEVLGMLPTDRLLQSVSVRELVAQLKAKVLCRSDRLDLMVESLTVGAMNVNSALEYFRQRQNMAVVTGGDRTDLQLAALESSTNCLILTGHIPPQQLILARAEDLEIPILTVDFDTLTTVEIVDRAFGTVRLQESIKVNCVQQLIKEHFDLDQLLAKLN
- the hisB gene encoding imidazoleglycerol-phosphate dehydratase HisB; the protein is MSTTLATADKLDLVVMPPRTASISRQTKETDIQVEVNLDGQGKCQVNTGVPFLDHMLHQLSSHGLLDLNIQAVGDIEIDDHHTNEDVGITLGRALSQAIGDRKGINRFGHFIAPLDEALVEVVLDFSGRPHLSYGLEIPTQRVGTYDTQLVREFFVAVVNHAHITLHIRQLDGINSHHIIEATFKAFARALRMALEFDPRRLNEIPSSKGVL
- a CDS encoding DUF2256 domain-containing protein, whose amino-acid sequence is MAKQRKKSDFPTKICPVCGLSFTWRKKWANCWDEVKYCSERCRRRS
- the glpX gene encoding class II fructose-bisphosphatase: MESTIGLEIIEVVEKAALASSKWMGKGEKNIADEVAVEAMRERMNQIKMRGRIVIGEGERDDAPMLYIGEEVGICTRADASDFCNLEELIEIDIAVDPCEGTNLVAYGQNGSMAVLAISEKGGLFAAPDFYMKKLAAPPAAKGKVDINKSATENLKILAECLNRSIEELVVVVMDRDRHDDLIKEIREAGARVRLISDGDVSAALSCAFSGTNIHALMGIGAAPEGVISAAAMRCLGGHFQGQLIYDPAIVKTGLIGESKESNLARLAEMGITDPDKVYDVHELASGETVLFAACGITPGTLMEGVRFFHGGARTQSLVISSQSSTARFVDTVHMFDQPQVIQLK
- a CDS encoding MgtC/SapB family protein — encoded protein: MLVFIKLFLALILGSLLGLERELSNKPGGVKTHGLVALASCGFILIVQEISIMEQARVMTGIIQGVGFIGGGLIVKEGNNAKGLTGAVEIWISSGLGLACAFGLWRIAFNMLFLSLLLLKLMRLSFPKS
- a CDS encoding CPBP family intramembrane metalloprotease produces the protein MNSFVKNLHSYPILARLGIFFSTLLFIWLPFAIPIYLFLQQKDPNLTTILTMGLLFIIFLFLVKFWGNYVYENQKIFRTYGLVFSKRNLLDLSGGLLISFTITWLLFVVEYLFGWVVFKAPNQLFIPLLLEGLTSALLIALAEELFFRGWLLNELEKDFSEKQSNFINALLFAIAHFLKPLAEMIRGLVTFPALFILGLLLVWSKKNHHNLLGISIGLHGGFVWGYYVLNVGQMLTYTEVVPSWITGINQNPIAGLMGLLFLGTFSLIAKKRKLF
- the clpS gene encoding ATP-dependent Clp protease adapter ClpS; the encoded protein is MSTQVLNKPDTKSNVNRKHDPGYRVLLHNDSYNSMEYVVQVLMTTVSLSEPQAVSVMMEAHNNGVGLVTTCALEHAEFYCESIKSQGLTCTIEPAE
- a CDS encoding STAS domain-containing protein — protein: MLPQVKVLKPEGIFDGLKANDFRQQINQLISEGVIYILIDFKKVTFMDSSGLGGLVQGLKTIRSANGRLFIMSLNEQINMLFDLTNMGQVFEIVEDKSELETKLRN